In the genome of Candidatus Dadabacteria bacterium, the window GGCGGCGGAAGAGGCGGACGCGCTCGCCGGAATTGTGAAAGAGGAAATGGAAAACACCCCGTTTGAACTCAAGACGGCGATGAAGGTTGAAACAAAGCGCGGCCCGAACTGGGCTGACATGTCATAAAACCCTCCCCTGTTATTTGCGCGACAGATAGTCCAAAACCGTTCTGACGCCGAAACCGGTCGCTCCCACTGGATGCCAGTCGCCCCCCTTCTCCCGGTAAGCGGGGCCCGCAATGTCAATGTGCGCCCACGGCGTCGCGGAAACAAAGTGCTCAAGAAACAGCGCGGCGGTTATCGCCCCGCCCGCGCGGCCCCCGGCGTTTTTGATGTCCGCAAAGTCGCTCTCTATATCTTTTCCGAGGTCTTCCGACAGGGGAAGCTCCCACATCGCCTCGCCCGCCGAGGCGGCGGAGCGCAGTATGTTTTTTACCACTTCGGGGCTGTTTCCCATAACGCCCGCGGTATTGCCGCCGAGGGCCACCACGCACGCGCCGGTGAGAGTGGCGAGGTCAACGATTTCCCGCGCGCCGAGCTCCACCGCGTAGCTGAGCGCGTCCGCGAGAACAACCCTTCCCTCCGCGTCCGTGTTGACTATCTCAACCGTTTTGCCGTTCATGGGGGTAACTATGTCGTCCGGCCTGTAGGCGGCGGGGCCGGTCATGTTTTCGGCGGACGCCACTATGCCGTGAACCTCCGCACGCGGACGGACGGCGCAAACCGCCTTCATCGCCCCGATGACCGCCGCCGCGCCCGCCATGTCCATCTTCATATTTCTCATTGAATCGGCGGGCTTCAGGCTGAGGCCGCCGGAGTCAAAGGTGATGCCCTTGCCCACAATGGCGACCTTGCGCGCCCGCCCCGCCGGAGACGGGCGGTATTTCATGTGAATCAGACGGGGCGGATTCGCGCTTCCGCCGCCCACGGCGAGAAGCCCGCCCATGCCCCTTTTCTCCATCTCTTCGGGCGTGATGACCGCGCACTCAAGCCCCTCCTCCGCGCACATAACCTCCGCCGCCTCCGCAAGGGCGGCGGGAGTGAGAGACATCGGCGGCTCGTTTACAAGGTTTCTGCACAGGCGGACGCCTTCCGCCGTGGCGAGGGCAAGGCGGGAGGCGTCTTTGAAAGCGGCGGAAGATATTGACGACGCCACTGCTATCCGCTCCGGAGCGTCCGGCCCGCCTTCGGGCGTCCCGCCGCCGCCCTTGTATTTTGAAAACCTGTATGCGCCGAGCAGCGCGCCTTCCAGAAGCGCGCGGACGCCCGCCGCAGTTGAAGACAGGCCGGGAAAATCCAGAACAACCTTTTTAAGCCCGCCCCCCCCGGCGGCCCTGACAGCCGCGGACGCCGCCTTGAAGCAGTCGCCCGGAGCGGAAAAGTTTTTCTTTTCGCCAAGCCCCGCAACGGCCACCGCCCGGGCGGGAAGCCGCCCCATTGTGTCAACAACAAAACACGAGCCGAGGCGCGCGGAGGTCTTTTCAATCCCGCGCGAAGCGGCGCCGCCAAGGCGGCGGTCAAGTTCCGCTATGCGCTTTGAGTCTCCCGCGTTCACGCCCGCGACAAGCAAATCCGCCGCCGCGCGGTGCGCCCCGCTTTTTCCCGTTAAAGTGAATCCGGTTTTCATTACGTTCCTCCCGCAGACTCAAACAATCTATCCGATATCCGGGCGAACTGCTCAAG includes:
- a CDS encoding leucyl aminopeptidase: MKTGFTLTGKSGAHRAAADLLVAGVNAGDSKRIAELDRRLGGAASRGIEKTSARLGSCFVVDTMGRLPARAVAVAGLGEKKNFSAPGDCFKAASAAVRAAGGGGLKKVVLDFPGLSSTAAGVRALLEGALLGAYRFSKYKGGGGTPEGGPDAPERIAVASSISSAAFKDASRLALATAEGVRLCRNLVNEPPMSLTPAALAEAAEVMCAEEGLECAVITPEEMEKRGMGGLLAVGGGSANPPRLIHMKYRPSPAGRARKVAIVGKGITFDSGGLSLKPADSMRNMKMDMAGAAAVIGAMKAVCAVRPRAEVHGIVASAENMTGPAAYRPDDIVTPMNGKTVEIVNTDAEGRVVLADALSYAVELGAREIVDLATLTGACVVALGGNTAGVMGNSPEVVKNILRSAASAGEAMWELPLSEDLGKDIESDFADIKNAGGRAGGAITAALFLEHFVSATPWAHIDIAGPAYREKGGDWHPVGATGFGVRTVLDYLSRK